A region of Streptomyces sp. NBC_01788 DNA encodes the following proteins:
- the glnA gene encoding type I glutamate--ammonia ligase: protein MDKQQEFVLRTLEERDIRFVRLWFTDVLGFLKSVAVAPAELEQAFDEGIGFDGSAIEGFARVYESDMIAKPDPSTFQILPWRAEAPGTARMFCDILMPDGSPSFADPRYVLKRALARTSDLGFTFYTHPEIEFFLLKNRPLDGSRPTPADNSGYFDHTPQAIGMDFRRQAITMLESMGISVEFSHHEGAPGQQEIDLRYADALSTADNIMTFRLVMKQVALEQGLQATFMPKPFSEFPGSGMHSHLSLFEGDRNAFYESGAEYQLSKVGRSFIAGLLRHAAEISAVTNQWVNSYKRIWGGSERTAGAGGEAPSYICWGHNNRSALVRVPMYKPGKTGSARVEVRSIDSGANPYLAYAVLLAAGLKGIEEGYELPPGAEDDVWALSNAERRAMGIEPLPQNLGEALTLMENSDLVADTLGEHVFDFFLRNKRAEWHEYRSEVTAFELKKHLPVL from the coding sequence ATGGACAAGCAGCAGGAGTTCGTGCTCCGGACGTTGGAGGAGCGCGACATCCGGTTCGTACGCCTGTGGTTCACGGACGTGCTCGGCTTCCTCAAGTCCGTGGCCGTCGCGCCGGCCGAGCTGGAACAGGCCTTCGACGAGGGCATCGGCTTCGACGGCTCCGCCATCGAGGGCTTCGCCCGGGTCTACGAGTCCGACATGATCGCCAAGCCGGACCCGTCCACCTTCCAGATCCTGCCCTGGCGTGCCGAGGCCCCCGGTACGGCCCGTATGTTCTGCGACATCCTCATGCCGGACGGCTCGCCCTCCTTCGCCGACCCGCGCTACGTCCTCAAGCGCGCCCTGGCCCGCACCTCCGACCTCGGGTTCACCTTCTACACCCACCCCGAGATCGAGTTCTTCCTGCTCAAGAACCGCCCGCTGGACGGCTCCCGGCCCACGCCCGCGGACAACTCCGGCTACTTCGACCACACTCCGCAGGCCATCGGCATGGACTTCCGCCGCCAGGCGATCACCATGCTGGAGTCGATGGGCATCTCGGTGGAGTTCTCCCACCACGAGGGCGCCCCCGGCCAGCAGGAGATCGACCTGCGCTACGCCGACGCCCTGTCCACCGCGGACAACATCATGACGTTCCGCCTGGTCATGAAGCAGGTGGCGCTGGAGCAGGGCCTCCAGGCCACGTTCATGCCCAAGCCCTTCTCGGAGTTCCCGGGCTCCGGCATGCACTCGCACCTGTCGCTGTTCGAAGGTGACCGGAACGCGTTCTACGAGTCCGGCGCGGAGTACCAGCTCTCGAAGGTGGGCCGCTCCTTCATCGCGGGCCTCCTGCGCCACGCCGCCGAGATCTCCGCGGTCACCAACCAGTGGGTGAACTCCTACAAGCGCATCTGGGGCGGCTCCGAGCGCACCGCGGGCGCCGGCGGCGAGGCCCCCTCGTACATCTGCTGGGGCCACAACAACCGCTCCGCCCTGGTCCGCGTCCCGATGTACAAGCCCGGCAAGACCGGCTCCGCGCGCGTGGAGGTCCGCTCCATCGACTCCGGCGCGAACCCCTACCTCGCCTACGCCGTCCTCCTGGCCGCCGGCCTGAAGGGCATCGAGGAGGGCTACGAGCTCCCGCCGGGCGCCGAGGACGACGTCTGGGCCCTCTCCAACGCCGAACGCCGCGCGATGGGCATCGAACCCCTGCCCCAGAACCTCGGCGAGGCCCTGACCCTGATGGAGAACAGCGACCTGGTCGCCGACACCCTGGGCGAACACGTCTTCGACTTCTTCCTCCGCAACAAGCGCGCGGAATGGCACGAGTACCGCTCGGAGGTCACGGCCTTCGAGCTGAAGAAGCA